A window of the Salvelinus alpinus chromosome 3, SLU_Salpinus.1, whole genome shotgun sequence genome harbors these coding sequences:
- the LOC139570243 gene encoding eomesodermin-like has product MGGIGGNLYLSMLNGTDTQTFGKDTDINNHLQRSKNSVDFKMGIQDTRLYYQDSIQNGQDGSALPYHADQTVAGFGAQPGRFYSPTPHNSCHFSSVRSPTRNGTGQTYLPTGSEGFSTTSKEVYPASAESYPAPVQHGYYRTPLYPLPGLQVCGKTQALLNNYPLWAKFHKYQTEMIITKQGRRMFPFLSFNISVLDPSAHYNVYVDVVLSDQHHWRYQGGKWVQCGKAEGNMPGNRMYMHPDSPNTGAHWMRQEVSFGKLKLTNNKGSANNVGQMIVLQSLHKYQPRLHIVEVKEDGSEDLFLTAKAQTFVFPETQFIAVTAYQNADITQLKIDHNPFAKGFRDNYDALYAPPDSDRVTPSPIEGQQLLAGTCYTQGYLMDQYMNPLPQNRFYSREHMAGMGHQTKDPSASPHSRWYLSPQQSVTSNRLDFNSYEGDFSSNSFYKPFPLQTSAHHTLSYYEDSPFATASVSISGASSAAWSTGRPSPQYLNHPCPSKVGPSLGWFRPVSSTSPGHPRLRPPPSLQDKPKEAGVGGEDPWLEPPSVKSVDSADSGLFEGGAEGKKRRVSPYASSTENSPPTHSVEVCEKDCGSDAGYYGFYTH; this is encoded by the exons ATGGGCGGCATAGGTGGCAATCTTTACCTCAGTATGTTGAATGGGACTGATACGCAAACTTTCGGAAAAGACACCGATATCAACAATCACCTTCAACGCAGCAAGAATTCCGTGGATTTTAAAATGGGAATTCAGGACACCAGATTATATTACCAAGACTCAATTCAAAACGGACAGGACGGATCGGCACTGCCGTACCACGCAGACCAAACTGTGGCCGGATTCGGAGCGCAACCCGGGAGGTTTTACTCACCAACTCCCCACAATAGCTGCCATTTCAGCAGTGTCAGGTCGCCGACTAGAAACGGAACGGGACAGACGTATTTACCAACGGGAAGCGAAGGTTTCTCGACAACTAGTAAAGAAGTTTACCCTGCCTCTGCGGAGAGTTATCCCGCACCCGTTCAACATGGGTACTATCGCACGCCACTCTACCCATTACCTGGGCTACAGGTGTGCGGGAAGACGCAGGCTCTCCTCAACAACTATCCTCTGTGGGCGAAGTTCCACAAATACCAAACCGAAATGATCATAACGAAACAGGGGCG GAGGATGTTCCCCTTCCTGAGTTTCAACATCAGCGTTCTGGACCCGTCAGCCCACTACAATGTGTATGTGGACGTGGTCCTATCCGACCAGCACCACTGGAGGTACCAGGGAGGCAAGTGGGTCCAGTGTGGCAAAGCAGAGGGTAACATGCCAG GGAACAGGATGTATATGCACCCAGACTCTCCCAACACAGGGGCTCACTGGATGAGGCAGGAGGTGTCGTTTGGAAAGCTCAAGCTCACCAACAACAAGGGCAGTGCCAACAACGTGGGGCAG ATGATCGTTCTGCAGTCACTTCATAAGTACCAGCCACGGCTGCACATCGTCGAAGTGAAGGAGGATGGTTCTGAGGACCTCTTCCTCACCGCCAAGGCCCAGACCTTCGTCTTCCCAGAGACCCAATTCATCGCCGTCACAGCCTATCAGAATGCAGAC ATCACCCAGCTGAAAATAGACCATAACCCCTTTGCTAAAGGTTTCCGGGACAATTATGACGC GCTGTACGCACCACCTGACTCAGACCGTGTCACCCCCTCTCCCATCGAGGGCCAGCAGCTTTTGGCAGGTACCTGCTATACCCAGGGGTACCTGATGGACCAGTACATGAACCCCCTGCCCCAGAACCGCTTCTACAGCCGGGAGCACATGGCAGGCATGGGCCATCAGACCAAAGACCCCTCAGCCAGCCCCCACAGCCGCTGGTACCTCTCTCCCCAGCAAAGTGTCACCTCCAACCGGTTGGACTTCAACTCCTATGAGGGTGACTTCTCCAGCAACAGCTTCTACAAGCCCTTCCCCCTGCAGACGTCGGCCCACCACACGCTGAGCTACTACGAGGACAGCCCGTTCGCCACGGCCAGCGTATCCATCTCAGGAGCCTCCTCGGCAGCCTGGAGCACCGGCCGGCCCTCCCCTCAGTACCTCAACCATCCCTGTCCCAGTAAAGTCGGCCCCAGTCTAGGCTGGTTCAGGCCTGTGTCCTCTACCTCTCCAGGTCACCCCAGGCTCCGCCCCCCACCATCACTGCAGGACAAGCCCAAGGAGGCGGGGGTGGGGGGAGAGGACCCCTGGCTGGAACCCCCCTCAGTCAAATCGGTGGACTCGGCTGACTCCGGCCTGTTCGAGGGCGGGGCAGAGGGCAAGAAGCGGCGAGTGTCACCCTACGCTTCCAGCACGGAGAACTCGCCGCCCACCCATAGCGTGGAGGTCTGTGAAAAGGACTGCGGTAGTGATGCCGGCTACTACGGCTTTTATACCCACTGA
- the LOC139570244 gene encoding oxysterol-binding protein-related protein 7-like isoform X1, with product MDSFQNPYGSTLNRSQSLMSGLEKTPPTLNKPTHSRSSSTASSRHSRNIKDWEVMDDLQMEIMSGDNSQDLTIPGICEGYLLKRRKWPLKGWHKRYFVLETGILRYSKTQQDITRGKLHGSLDVGLAVMSINKKSNRIDLDAGDILYHMKANSHDLFYIWVAKLSAHRMFKKNEAAQVHNGFFQALSQGTSVPGLAQRNGMQDVSSYQHYHSTTDSYVGEIAAPTPSEFPSVNPGVNGKVSAWLQQTHDPDSCAQELNRCQLELSELNRLVRRLQLLEGGQQAFTDGELQRIISMQNLSLEKPKKARSCKIWGHSRTMSRVEALGMVRQLSSSHLNSSSQLGASVPSLQDYVPAVPDYVYSQLSPPTNASPEGKKIQQDICSVSQRVHTSLKSVHDALAQERQRLQDTYHQSTTLAETVSGNESRRTPSVTDSAAEYFDASDGVLNGSFSESESGLSEGTTSNSEPEEGHASATREYRASISKTPNCVVPKNTGRRTTLAAHCPDNSQVGLMQILYNNIGKDLSRVSMPAALNEPINLMQRLCEELEYSELLDTANNTLDPYQRMVYVGAFAISGYATAHYRNRYKPFNPLLGETYECLREDKGFRYISEQVCHHPPISACHADSDSFSFWQDQRWKNKFWGKSLEIMPTGMVNVTLPRFGDHYEWNKVVTCIHNVLSQQRYLEHYGEVIIRNLNGNACTCKITFVKSRYWGSDTNKNEVQGTVLDQTGSVIHRFGGLWHEGIFCDTLPTPQCIWKPNSQPKDYYLYYGFSSFTLELNELTPGLKPLLPPTDSRLRPDQRMLEDGRVDDCDKFKEEVEDMQRERRKQLAKKGQEHTPRFFKKAMDSSGRDVWLTNGTYWKVRENPGFANTNNLELW from the exons ATGGATTCATTTCAAAATCCTTACGGGTCCACGCTCAACCGCAGCCAATCGCTGATGAGTGGCCTGGAGAAGACCCCTCCCACGTTGAACAAACCCACCCACTCTCGGAGCAGTAGCACCGCCTCCTCCCGTCACTCTCGG AACATTAAAGACTGGGAGGTGATGGATGACCTTCAGATGGAAATTATGTCTGGTGACAACTCCCAAGACCTGACCATTCCAGGCATCTGTGAAGGATACCTCCTCAAGAGGAGAAAATGGCCCCTGAAAGGCTGGCACAAG AGGTACTTTGTGTTGGAAACGGGGATCTTACGATATTCCAAAACCCAACAAGAT ATCACAAGGGGAAAGCTTCATGGTTCATTAGATGTCGGCCTTGCAGTCATGTCTATCAACAAGAAATCCAATCGTATCGATTTGGATGCAGGAGATATTCTATATCATATGAAG GCCAATAGTCATGACTTGTTCTACATCTGGGTGGCCAAGCTGAGTGCCCATCGCATGTTCAAGAAGAATGAGGCTGCTCAAGTGCACAATGGCTTCTTCCAGGCCTTGTCCCAGGGCACCAGTGTGCCTGGACTAGCACAGAGGAACGGCATGCAGGACGTG TCTTCCTACCAACACTACCATAGCACTACAGACTCTTACGTGGGTGAGATAGCTGCACCAACACCGTCCGAGTTTCCCTCGGTCAACCCGGGGGTGAATGGGAAGGTGTCAGCCTGGTTACAACAGACTCATGACCCAGACAGCTGTGCTCAAG agcTGAACCGTTGTCAGTTGGAACTGTCTGAGCTGAACCGGCTGGTCCGGAGGCTGCAGTTGCTGGAGGGGGGCCAGCAGGCCTTCACCGACGGCGAGCTGCAGCGCATCATCAGCATGCAG AATCTCTCTCTTGAGAAACCCAAGAAGGCCAGGTCTTGCAAGATATGGGGTCACTCGCGCACAATGTCAAGGGTAGAGGCCCTTGGAATGGTAAGACAG CTGTCCTCTAGTCACCTGAACAGCTCGTCCCAACTGGGTGCATCTGTCCCCTCCCTTCAAGACTATGTCCCCGCCGTCCCTGACTATGTCTACTCCCAGCTGTCCCCTCCCACCAACGCCTCCCCAGAAGGCAAGAAGATCCAGCAGGACATCTGTAGCGTGTCCCAAAGAG TACACACGTCCCTCAAGTCTGTGCATGATGCCTTGGCCCAGGAGCGTCAGAGACTGCAGGACACCTACCACCAATCAACCACACTGGCTGAG ACTGTATCTGGGAACGAGTCCCGTCGCACGCCATCGGTGACAGACTCTGCAGCTGAGTATTTTGATGCGAGTGACGGTGTCCTGAATGGGAGCTTCTCTGAGTCTGAGTCTGGTCTGAGTGAAGGGACAACCAGCAACTCTGAACCTGAGGAAGGACATg CTTCAGCCACTCGTGAGTACCGTGCCAGTATCTCTAAGACTCCCAACTGTGTCGTGCCCAAAAACACGGGCCGCCGTACCACCCTGGCCGCCCACTGCCCGGACAACTCCCAGGTGGGCCTGATGCAGATCCTCTATAACAACATAGGCAAGGACCTGTCCCGTGTGTCCATGCCTGCTGCTCTCAACGAGCCCATCAACCTGATGCAAAGACTGTGTGAGGAGCTGGAGTACTCTGAGCTGCTGGACACCGCCAACAACACACTAGACCCCTACCAGAGGATG GTCTACGTAGGTGCCTTTGCCATCTCTGGCTATGCTACAGCTCACTACCGCAACCGCTACAAGCCCTTCAACCCACTCCTGGGGGAGACCTATGAATGTCTGAGAGAAGACAAGGGCTTCCGCTACATCAGTGAGCAG GTCTGCCACCACCCCCCCATCTCTGCATGTCATGCGGACTCCGACTCCTTCTCCTTCTGGCAGG ACCAGCGGTGGAAGAATAAGTTCTGGGGAAAGTCACTGGAGATCATGCCAACAGGGATGGTGAATGTCACTCTCCCAAG GTTTGGGGACCACTATGAGTGGAACAAAGTGGTGACCTGCATCCATAATGTCCTGAGCCAGCAGCGCTACCTGGAGCACTATGGGGAGGTCATCATCCGTAACCTCAACGGCAACGCGTGCACCTGTAAGATAACCTTCGTTAAGTCTCGCTATTGGGGGTCGGACACCAACAAGAATGAAGTGCAGGGCACCGTGCTCGACCAGACTGGGAGTGTTATCCACCGGTTTGGGGGGCTGTGGCATGAGGGCATCTTCTGTGACACCTTGCCCACTCCACAGTGTATCTGGAAGCCAA ATTCCCAGCCCAAGGACTACTACCTGTACTACGGCTTCTCCAGCTTCACACTGGAGCTGAACGAGCTCACCCCAGGCCTGAAGCCTCTTCTGCCCCCCACAGACTCACGCCTTCGCCCTGACCAGAG GATGCTGGAGGATGGGAGGGTGGATGACTGTGACAAGTTTAAAGAAGAAGTGGAAGACATGCAGAGGGAGCGGAGGAAACAACTGGCTAAGAAAGGACAGGAGCACACGCCACGCTTCTTTAA GAAAGCTATGGATTCCTCTGGGAGGGATGTGTGGCTGACCAATGGAACCTATTGGAAAGTCCGAGAGAACCCGGGCTTTGCTAACACAAACAACCTGGAACTATGGTGA
- the LOC139570244 gene encoding oxysterol-binding protein-related protein 7-like isoform X2, giving the protein MDSFQNPYGSTLNRSQSLMSGLEKTPPTLNKPTHSRSSSTASSRHSRNIKDWEVMDDLQMEIMSGDNSQDLTIPGICEGYLLKRRKWPLKGWHKRYFVLETGILRYSKTQQDITRGKLHGSLDVGLAVMSINKKSNRIDLDAGDILYHMKANSHDLFYIWVAKLSAHRMFKKNEAAQVHNGFFQALSQGTSVPGLAQRNGMQDVSSYQHYHSTTDSYVGEIAAPTPSEFPSVNPGVNGKVSAWLQQTHDPDSCAQELNRCQLELSELNRLVRRLQLLEGGQQAFTDGELQRIISMQNLSLEKPKKARSCKIWGHSRTMSRVEALGMLSSSHLNSSSQLGASVPSLQDYVPAVPDYVYSQLSPPTNASPEGKKIQQDICSVSQRVHTSLKSVHDALAQERQRLQDTYHQSTTLAETVSGNESRRTPSVTDSAAEYFDASDGVLNGSFSESESGLSEGTTSNSEPEEGHASATREYRASISKTPNCVVPKNTGRRTTLAAHCPDNSQVGLMQILYNNIGKDLSRVSMPAALNEPINLMQRLCEELEYSELLDTANNTLDPYQRMVYVGAFAISGYATAHYRNRYKPFNPLLGETYECLREDKGFRYISEQVCHHPPISACHADSDSFSFWQDQRWKNKFWGKSLEIMPTGMVNVTLPRFGDHYEWNKVVTCIHNVLSQQRYLEHYGEVIIRNLNGNACTCKITFVKSRYWGSDTNKNEVQGTVLDQTGSVIHRFGGLWHEGIFCDTLPTPQCIWKPNSQPKDYYLYYGFSSFTLELNELTPGLKPLLPPTDSRLRPDQRMLEDGRVDDCDKFKEEVEDMQRERRKQLAKKGQEHTPRFFKKAMDSSGRDVWLTNGTYWKVRENPGFANTNNLELW; this is encoded by the exons ATGGATTCATTTCAAAATCCTTACGGGTCCACGCTCAACCGCAGCCAATCGCTGATGAGTGGCCTGGAGAAGACCCCTCCCACGTTGAACAAACCCACCCACTCTCGGAGCAGTAGCACCGCCTCCTCCCGTCACTCTCGG AACATTAAAGACTGGGAGGTGATGGATGACCTTCAGATGGAAATTATGTCTGGTGACAACTCCCAAGACCTGACCATTCCAGGCATCTGTGAAGGATACCTCCTCAAGAGGAGAAAATGGCCCCTGAAAGGCTGGCACAAG AGGTACTTTGTGTTGGAAACGGGGATCTTACGATATTCCAAAACCCAACAAGAT ATCACAAGGGGAAAGCTTCATGGTTCATTAGATGTCGGCCTTGCAGTCATGTCTATCAACAAGAAATCCAATCGTATCGATTTGGATGCAGGAGATATTCTATATCATATGAAG GCCAATAGTCATGACTTGTTCTACATCTGGGTGGCCAAGCTGAGTGCCCATCGCATGTTCAAGAAGAATGAGGCTGCTCAAGTGCACAATGGCTTCTTCCAGGCCTTGTCCCAGGGCACCAGTGTGCCTGGACTAGCACAGAGGAACGGCATGCAGGACGTG TCTTCCTACCAACACTACCATAGCACTACAGACTCTTACGTGGGTGAGATAGCTGCACCAACACCGTCCGAGTTTCCCTCGGTCAACCCGGGGGTGAATGGGAAGGTGTCAGCCTGGTTACAACAGACTCATGACCCAGACAGCTGTGCTCAAG agcTGAACCGTTGTCAGTTGGAACTGTCTGAGCTGAACCGGCTGGTCCGGAGGCTGCAGTTGCTGGAGGGGGGCCAGCAGGCCTTCACCGACGGCGAGCTGCAGCGCATCATCAGCATGCAG AATCTCTCTCTTGAGAAACCCAAGAAGGCCAGGTCTTGCAAGATATGGGGTCACTCGCGCACAATGTCAAGGGTAGAGGCCCTTGGAATG CTGTCCTCTAGTCACCTGAACAGCTCGTCCCAACTGGGTGCATCTGTCCCCTCCCTTCAAGACTATGTCCCCGCCGTCCCTGACTATGTCTACTCCCAGCTGTCCCCTCCCACCAACGCCTCCCCAGAAGGCAAGAAGATCCAGCAGGACATCTGTAGCGTGTCCCAAAGAG TACACACGTCCCTCAAGTCTGTGCATGATGCCTTGGCCCAGGAGCGTCAGAGACTGCAGGACACCTACCACCAATCAACCACACTGGCTGAG ACTGTATCTGGGAACGAGTCCCGTCGCACGCCATCGGTGACAGACTCTGCAGCTGAGTATTTTGATGCGAGTGACGGTGTCCTGAATGGGAGCTTCTCTGAGTCTGAGTCTGGTCTGAGTGAAGGGACAACCAGCAACTCTGAACCTGAGGAAGGACATg CTTCAGCCACTCGTGAGTACCGTGCCAGTATCTCTAAGACTCCCAACTGTGTCGTGCCCAAAAACACGGGCCGCCGTACCACCCTGGCCGCCCACTGCCCGGACAACTCCCAGGTGGGCCTGATGCAGATCCTCTATAACAACATAGGCAAGGACCTGTCCCGTGTGTCCATGCCTGCTGCTCTCAACGAGCCCATCAACCTGATGCAAAGACTGTGTGAGGAGCTGGAGTACTCTGAGCTGCTGGACACCGCCAACAACACACTAGACCCCTACCAGAGGATG GTCTACGTAGGTGCCTTTGCCATCTCTGGCTATGCTACAGCTCACTACCGCAACCGCTACAAGCCCTTCAACCCACTCCTGGGGGAGACCTATGAATGTCTGAGAGAAGACAAGGGCTTCCGCTACATCAGTGAGCAG GTCTGCCACCACCCCCCCATCTCTGCATGTCATGCGGACTCCGACTCCTTCTCCTTCTGGCAGG ACCAGCGGTGGAAGAATAAGTTCTGGGGAAAGTCACTGGAGATCATGCCAACAGGGATGGTGAATGTCACTCTCCCAAG GTTTGGGGACCACTATGAGTGGAACAAAGTGGTGACCTGCATCCATAATGTCCTGAGCCAGCAGCGCTACCTGGAGCACTATGGGGAGGTCATCATCCGTAACCTCAACGGCAACGCGTGCACCTGTAAGATAACCTTCGTTAAGTCTCGCTATTGGGGGTCGGACACCAACAAGAATGAAGTGCAGGGCACCGTGCTCGACCAGACTGGGAGTGTTATCCACCGGTTTGGGGGGCTGTGGCATGAGGGCATCTTCTGTGACACCTTGCCCACTCCACAGTGTATCTGGAAGCCAA ATTCCCAGCCCAAGGACTACTACCTGTACTACGGCTTCTCCAGCTTCACACTGGAGCTGAACGAGCTCACCCCAGGCCTGAAGCCTCTTCTGCCCCCCACAGACTCACGCCTTCGCCCTGACCAGAG GATGCTGGAGGATGGGAGGGTGGATGACTGTGACAAGTTTAAAGAAGAAGTGGAAGACATGCAGAGGGAGCGGAGGAAACAACTGGCTAAGAAAGGACAGGAGCACACGCCACGCTTCTTTAA GAAAGCTATGGATTCCTCTGGGAGGGATGTGTGGCTGACCAATGGAACCTATTGGAAAGTCCGAGAGAACCCGGGCTTTGCTAACACAAACAACCTGGAACTATGGTGA
- the mrpl10 gene encoding large ribosomal subunit protein uL10m translates to MAATLCGRLLPKQGWLPLTQSVRHGSKAVTRHRKPMHILKQKLMAITEYIPPKPAAPPGALTPRVKPVQEESGLVLLLKKDLQTMFQDCKMIAVIQNNATNSEDMLLLKHRLHKHGIKIKFIPNQVMRSYLPDSPYINMGPLFIGQTVLFVSKEPKVKEMLLSLRTSPQMVLLGACIEKILLSRQGVLNYAKLPSVTVVQGELVSGLTMLTSQTASMLQRHPAHLSLILQQYLKQQAPAGSTNGTPGESPPKAEEIA, encoded by the exons ATGGCGGCGACCTTGTGTGGCAGGCTTTTACCAAAACAGG GGTGGCTTCCCCTGACACAGAGTGTCCGGCATGGCTCTAAGGCAGTCACGCGTCACAGGAAGCCCATGCACATCCTCAAACAGAAGCTGATGGCTATCACTGAATACATTCCACCCAAACCTGCAGCTCCCCCCGGGGCTCTGACCCCCCGCGTCAAACCAGTTCAGGAG GAAAGTGGTCTGGTGTTGCTCTTGAAGAAGGATTTGCAGACCATGTTCCAGGACTGTAAGATGATCGCTGTGATCCAAAACAACGCCACCAATTCAGAGGACATGCTGCTTCTCAAGCACAGGCTCCACAAGCATGGCATCAAAATCAAGTTTATCCCCAACCAG GTGATGAGGTCCTACCTGCCAGACAGCCCTTACATTAACATGGGGCCTCTATTCATCGGCCAGACAGTTCTATTTGTTAGTAAAGAGCCAAAGGTGAAGGAAATGCTTTTGAGTTTGAGGACCAGCCCTCAGATGGTATTATTGG GGGCCTGTATAGAGAAGATATTGCTAAGTCGGCAGGGGGTGTTGAACTATGCCAAGCTGCCATCAGTGACCGTGGTACAGGGAGAGCTGGTGAGTGGCCTGACCATGCTGACCTCGCAAACAGCCTCCATGTTGCAGCGCCACCCGGCCCACCTCTCATTGATACTCCAGCAGTACCTCAAACAGCAGGCTCCCGCAGGCAGTACCAACGGGACCCCAGGGGAGAGCCCCCCCAAGGCAGAGGAGATTGCTTAG
- the pnpo gene encoding pyridoxine-5'-phosphate oxidase produces MRRILGCNTLKNISEVGKYFHPQVSLTACCRALFYQSFCTKTTSDSTAMDLSDMRKKYKGDEECFEENHLVSLDPIKQFGDWFDQATKCPEIGEPNAMCIATSTRDGRPSARMVLLKGYSKEGFRFFTNYESRKGGELESNPYACLCFYWEPINRQVRIEGNVERIPYQSSCDYFHSRPKSSQIGAVVSRQSTAVPDRNYLRQKNAELEERYKDTDVPMPDYWGGYIVKPYLIEFWQGQTNRLHDRIVFTRLKNGESVLEEYEHNAEAGWVYQRLSP; encoded by the exons ATGAGGCGCATACTCGGTTGCAATACGTTGAAGAATATCAGTGAAGTAGGTAAATACTTTCATCCCCAGGTTTCTTTGACAGCTTGCTGTCGAGCCTTATTTTATCAGTCATTTTGCACGAAAACTACCAGTGATTCTACAGCCATGGATCTCAGTGACATGCGAAAAAAATACAAAGGAGACGAAGAG TGCTTTGAAGAGAATCATCTTGTTTCTCTGGACCCCATCAAGCAGTTTGGAGATTGGTTTGATCAAGCCACAAAGTGTCCTGAAATTGGAGAGCCCAATGCAATGTGTATCGCCACATCCACCAG AGATGGACGTCCATCTGCTCGAATGGTCTTGTTAAAAGGCTACAGTAAAGAAGGCTTCCGGTTCTTTACCAACTACGAGAGCCGGAAAGGTGGAGAGCTG GAGAGCAACCCTTATGCATGTCTGTGCTTTTACTGGGAGCCCATCAACAGGCAG gtcCGTATCGAGGGCAATGTGGAGAGAATCCCCTACCAGAGCTCCTGTGACTACTTCCACTCCCGGCCCAAGAGTAGCCAGATCGGGGCCGTTGTGAGCAGACAAAGCACTGCAGTCCCTGACAGAAAT TACCTGAGACAGAAAAATGCAGAGCTGGAGGAAAGGTACAAGGACACAGATGTCCCCATGCCCGACTACTG GGGAGGCTATATCGTCAAGCCTTACTTGATAGAGTTCTGGCAGGGTCAGACCAACAGGCTACATGACCGCATCGTCTTCACGCGGCTGAAAAATGGAGAGAGTGTTCTAGAAGAGTATGAACATAATGCTGAGGCAGGCTGGGTCTACCAGAGGCTATCCCCTTGA
- the prr15lb gene encoding proline-rich protein 15-like protein B yields the protein MADPSWWKLTFSRTKSEAKVLYEIPQEYGNNAGNKEHHNSPQLPTDSMDNQFSARLEKIVDKSATKGRHVKVSHSGRFKEKKKIRATLPENPMLFFEHSLSDENHRAEK from the coding sequence ATGGCTGACCCTAGCTGGTGGAAGCTGACCTTCTCACGTACGAAGTCTGAGGCAAAGGTTCTGTACGAGATCCCCCAAGAGTATGGTAATAACGCTGGGAATAAGGAGCATCACAACAGCCCTCAGCTCCCCACAGACTCAATGGACAACCAATTCAGTGCCAGACTGGAGAAGATAGTGGATAAGTCGGCCACTAAAGGTCGCCATGTTAAGGTGTCCCACTCTGGTCGCttcaaggagaagaagaagatccGTGCCACACTGCCTGAGAACCCTATGCTGTTCTTTGAACACAGTCTCAGTGATGAGAACCACAGGGCAGAGAAATAG